A single region of the Cyclopterus lumpus isolate fCycLum1 chromosome 16, fCycLum1.pri, whole genome shotgun sequence genome encodes:
- the mpp6a gene encoding MAGUK p55 subfamily member 6a isoform X2, whose protein sequence is MQQVLDNLKYLPSGSGANDIDLIFLKGIMESPIVRSLAKAHERLEEVTLKAVRDDNVQLVTEIMDSLNNLPENDPTAAELVKILQAPHFKSLIEAHDKVAAKCYEMPHTAVNSNALLTSSLMPADAVRMIGIQKKAGEPLGVTFRVDQGEMVIARILHGSSIDRQGMLHTGDIIREVNGRAVGQSPHELQELLGDCSGSITLKVLPSYRDTPAPPQVYLKPHFNYNPATDNLIPCKEAGLAFSKGDILHVVNKEDPNWWQARKVVGGATGLIPSQFLEEKRKAFVKRDWDTSGTGMICGTAKKKKKKMMYLTSKNAEFDRYELQIYEEVAKMPAFQRKTLVLIGAQGVGRRSLKNRLIVMNPLRYGTTVPFTSRHPREEERDGQNYCFVTREVMEKDIKENRYLEHGEYDANLYGTKIDSIHEVVDAGRTCILDVNPQALKVLKTAEFMPFVVFIAAPELDTLRAMHKAVIDAGLTTKLLTETDLKKTVDESARIRRAYSHYFDLTIVNDNLDKAFDKLQEVVERLFIEPQWVPVSWVY, encoded by the exons ATGCAGCAGGTACTGGACAACCTGAAATACCTGCCATCAGGCTCAGGAGCCAACGATATTGATCTCATATTCCTCAAAGGCATCATGGAGAGCCCCATTGTGCGCTCCCTCGCAAAG gcccaTGAGCGTCTGGAAGAAGTAACGTTAAAAGCTGTGCGGGATGATAATGTTCAGCTGGTCACAGAGATCATGGATTCCCTCAACAACCTGCCAGAAAACGATCCTACCGCTGCTGAGCTTGTCAAAATCCTTCAGGCGCCGCACTTTAAG TCTTTGATAGAGGCTCATGATAAAGTGGCTGCAAAGTGCTATGAAATGCCCCACACTGCAGTGAACAGCAACGCCTTGTTGACGAGTTCACTCATGCCAGCTGATGCTGTCAGAATGATTGGCATCCAGAAGAAAGCCGGGGAACCACTG GGGGTGACGTTCCGTGTGGACCAGGGAGAGATGGTGATTGCACGGATCCTGCACGGCAGCTCGATTGACAGACAGGGCATGCTGCACACAGGAGACATAATCCGCGAGGTGAATGGTCGTGCGGTCGGTCAGAGTCCCCATGAACTCCAGGAGCTCTTGGGGGACTGCAGTGGGAGCATCACACTCAAGGTGCTGCCCAGCTACAGAGACACGCCGGCACCTCCACAG GTTTATCTGAAGCCTCACTTCAACTATAATCCGGCCACAGACAACTTGATTCCCTGTAAAGAGGCAGGGCTGGCCTTTTCCAAGGGAGACATTCTGCATGTAGTCAACAAGGAGGACCCCAACTGGTGGCAG GCACGCAAAGTTGTTGGTGGAGCGACTGGTCTCATCCCCAGTCAGTtcttggaggagaagaggaaagctTTTGTGAAAAGAGACTGGGATACTTCTGGCACAG GGATGATATGTGGAACTgcgaagaaaaagaagaaaaaaatgatgtaCCTCACGTCAAAGAATGCAG AGTTTGACCGTTATGAGCTGCAGATCTATGAGGAAGTAGCCAAGATGCCAGCGTTTCAGAGGAAAACGCTGGTTCTGATTGGAGCCCAGGGAGTTGGGAGGCGGAGCCTGAAGAACAGGCTTATCGTCATGAACCCTCTGCGATATGGAACCACTGTACCCT TCACGTCACGACATccgagggaagaggagagagacggccAGAACTACTGCTTTGTGACTCGAGAAGTGATGGAGAAGGACATCAAGGAGAACCGTTATCTGGAGCATGGCGAGTATGATGCCAACCTTTATGGCACCAAGATCGACTCCATCCATGAAGTGGTGGATGCAGGCCGTACCTGCATCCTGGATGTCAACCCTCAG GCCCTGAAAGTGTTGAAAACTGCTGAGTTTATGCCATTTGTGGTGTTTATTGCTGCTCCCGAACTGGATACGCTAAGAGCTATGCACAAAGCGGTGATAGATGCTGGACTTACCACCAAACTACTCACG GAGACCGATTTGAAGAAGACTGTGGACGAGAGTGCCAGGATCCGTCGGGCATATAGCCACTACTTTGACCTGACTATTGTCAATGACAACCTGGACAAGGCCTTTGACAAGCTGCAAGAGGTGGTAGAGCGATTATTCATAGAGCCCCAGTGGGTTCCAGTCAGCTGGGTCTACTGA
- the mpp6a gene encoding MAGUK p55 subfamily member 6a isoform X1, which translates to MIVANAKSGKAMQQVLDNLKYLPSGSGANDIDLIFLKGIMESPIVRSLAKAHERLEEVTLKAVRDDNVQLVTEIMDSLNNLPENDPTAAELVKILQAPHFKSLIEAHDKVAAKCYEMPHTAVNSNALLTSSLMPADAVRMIGIQKKAGEPLGVTFRVDQGEMVIARILHGSSIDRQGMLHTGDIIREVNGRAVGQSPHELQELLGDCSGSITLKVLPSYRDTPAPPQVYLKPHFNYNPATDNLIPCKEAGLAFSKGDILHVVNKEDPNWWQARKVVGGATGLIPSQFLEEKRKAFVKRDWDTSGTGMICGTAKKKKKKMMYLTSKNAEFDRYELQIYEEVAKMPAFQRKTLVLIGAQGVGRRSLKNRLIVMNPLRYGTTVPFTSRHPREEERDGQNYCFVTREVMEKDIKENRYLEHGEYDANLYGTKIDSIHEVVDAGRTCILDVNPQALKVLKTAEFMPFVVFIAAPELDTLRAMHKAVIDAGLTTKLLTETDLKKTVDESARIRRAYSHYFDLTIVNDNLDKAFDKLQEVVERLFIEPQWVPVSWVY; encoded by the exons ATGATTGTGGCCAATGCAAAGTCTGGCAAAG CCATGCAGCAGGTACTGGACAACCTGAAATACCTGCCATCAGGCTCAGGAGCCAACGATATTGATCTCATATTCCTCAAAGGCATCATGGAGAGCCCCATTGTGCGCTCCCTCGCAAAG gcccaTGAGCGTCTGGAAGAAGTAACGTTAAAAGCTGTGCGGGATGATAATGTTCAGCTGGTCACAGAGATCATGGATTCCCTCAACAACCTGCCAGAAAACGATCCTACCGCTGCTGAGCTTGTCAAAATCCTTCAGGCGCCGCACTTTAAG TCTTTGATAGAGGCTCATGATAAAGTGGCTGCAAAGTGCTATGAAATGCCCCACACTGCAGTGAACAGCAACGCCTTGTTGACGAGTTCACTCATGCCAGCTGATGCTGTCAGAATGATTGGCATCCAGAAGAAAGCCGGGGAACCACTG GGGGTGACGTTCCGTGTGGACCAGGGAGAGATGGTGATTGCACGGATCCTGCACGGCAGCTCGATTGACAGACAGGGCATGCTGCACACAGGAGACATAATCCGCGAGGTGAATGGTCGTGCGGTCGGTCAGAGTCCCCATGAACTCCAGGAGCTCTTGGGGGACTGCAGTGGGAGCATCACACTCAAGGTGCTGCCCAGCTACAGAGACACGCCGGCACCTCCACAG GTTTATCTGAAGCCTCACTTCAACTATAATCCGGCCACAGACAACTTGATTCCCTGTAAAGAGGCAGGGCTGGCCTTTTCCAAGGGAGACATTCTGCATGTAGTCAACAAGGAGGACCCCAACTGGTGGCAG GCACGCAAAGTTGTTGGTGGAGCGACTGGTCTCATCCCCAGTCAGTtcttggaggagaagaggaaagctTTTGTGAAAAGAGACTGGGATACTTCTGGCACAG GGATGATATGTGGAACTgcgaagaaaaagaagaaaaaaatgatgtaCCTCACGTCAAAGAATGCAG AGTTTGACCGTTATGAGCTGCAGATCTATGAGGAAGTAGCCAAGATGCCAGCGTTTCAGAGGAAAACGCTGGTTCTGATTGGAGCCCAGGGAGTTGGGAGGCGGAGCCTGAAGAACAGGCTTATCGTCATGAACCCTCTGCGATATGGAACCACTGTACCCT TCACGTCACGACATccgagggaagaggagagagacggccAGAACTACTGCTTTGTGACTCGAGAAGTGATGGAGAAGGACATCAAGGAGAACCGTTATCTGGAGCATGGCGAGTATGATGCCAACCTTTATGGCACCAAGATCGACTCCATCCATGAAGTGGTGGATGCAGGCCGTACCTGCATCCTGGATGTCAACCCTCAG GCCCTGAAAGTGTTGAAAACTGCTGAGTTTATGCCATTTGTGGTGTTTATTGCTGCTCCCGAACTGGATACGCTAAGAGCTATGCACAAAGCGGTGATAGATGCTGGACTTACCACCAAACTACTCACG GAGACCGATTTGAAGAAGACTGTGGACGAGAGTGCCAGGATCCGTCGGGCATATAGCCACTACTTTGACCTGACTATTGTCAATGACAACCTGGACAAGGCCTTTGACAAGCTGCAAGAGGTGGTAGAGCGATTATTCATAGAGCCCCAGTGGGTTCCAGTCAGCTGGGTCTACTGA
- the gsdmeb gene encoding gasdermin Eb, protein MFATATNNFVKEVDHRGSLIPVSSLNDTVALLTVVVKRSRFWVWQKPKYIPTDFNLNDILTGDTPIKPGVIETDFIKYNGTFGDNIQGTVDAKFPYSNVSLEGKDSSKLQSSFGSLKKEEVDVQNLLRESKDRILDMSHGLVQQTKEKSRQAFGIVKERILTTQPCSVIEEVQQGGQCGAGLSLCGPKSAKVSLKENGSLSTDSNVTMEIPIHTTIAYALIELEIKHDGRYELCLMSDTTGCFEVDGPKKGLLGVFGAPDSENGHLAQELEQLRDHFQLLSTLSTRSSLLQQITEVMADRGAVSSLQNVLEQMCFDKRPALGDVTTTESQKQNIQAILDLLEQSGQVASKPVLSAFHLITSAMDEMTNDCLSVLGTCCSLTVLPALELLVQCVSGTGELSLSSAGVAALTEDVYEKTERLFASSNVSLKRDGNTVKTEVSHMPGNLPLVLCIAVRGLASLAHCD, encoded by the exons ATGTTTGCCACTGCCACCAACAACTTTGTGAAGGAGGTGGACCACAGAGGTTCGCTGATCCCAGTGTCCAGCCTGAATGACACAGTGGCTCTTCTGACAGTGGTGGTGAAGCGCAGTCGCTTCTGGGTCTGGCAGAAGCCCAAATACATTCCAACTGATTTTAACCTCAATGATATACTGACAGGAGACACGCCTATAAAGCCAG GTGTCATAGAGACAGATTTCATCAAATACAATGGGACATTTGGTGACAACATTCAGGGAACCGTAGATGCAAAGTTCCCCTACTCCAACGTGAGCCTCGAGGGTAAAGACTCTTCCAAACTCCAGTCATCATTTGGCagtttaaagaaagaagaagtggATGTGCAGAATTTGCTGCGAGAGTCCAAAGACAG GATCCTAGATATGTCCCATGGGCTGGTCCAGCAGACAAAGGAGAAGTCCAGACAGGCTTTTGGGATCGTGAAGGAGCGTATTTTGACGACTCAGCCCTGTTCGGTCATAGAGGAGGTGCAGCAGGGAGGACAGTGTGGAGCAGGGCTGAGCCTCTGCGGACCCAAGAGCGCAAAG GTTTCCTTGAAGGAAAATGGGAGCTTGAGTACAGACAGTAATGTCACCATGGAGATCCCCATCCATACTACCATTGCGTATGCCCTTATAGAGCTGGAGATCAAACATGATGGGCGCTATG AATTGTGTCTGATGTCAGACACCACCGGATGTTTTGAAGTAGATGGCCCTAAGAAAGGACTGTTGGGCGTCTTTGGAGCTCCTGACTCTGAAAATGGCCACCTTGCACAAG agCTGGAGCAACTGAGAGATCATTTCCAGCTGCTTTCAACTCTTTCCACAAGGTCTTCTCTACTCCAACAAATCACAGAAGTCATGGCGGACCGAGGGGCCGTCAGTTCACTGCAGAATGTG CTGGAACAGATGTGCTTTGATAAGAGACCTGCCCTGggtgatgtcacaacaacagAGTCCCAAAAACAGAACATCCAAGCAATTCTCGACCTTTTAGAGCAGTCTGGTCAAGTGGCTTCCAAACCAGTGCTCTCGGCATTTCACCTGATCACCAGCGCCATGGATG AGATGACAAACGATTGTCTTTCTGTTTTGGGAACGTGCTGCAGCCTCACTGTGTTACCGGCTCTGGAGCTACTG GTGCAGTGCGTATCGGGGACGGGGGAGTTGTCTCTAAGCAGCGCAGGCGTCGCTGCGCTGACAGAAGACGTCTACGAAAAGACTGAACGTCTGTTTGCCTCCTCTAATGTGTCCCTGAAGAGAGATGGAAACACAGTGAAGACCGAAGTCAGCCACATGCCAGGAAACCTTCCTCTGGTCCTGTGTATCGCTGTTAGAGGACTCGCCTCGTTGGCCCACTGTGATTGA